A window from Gemmatimonadales bacterium encodes these proteins:
- a CDS encoding DM13 domain-containing protein, giving the protein MKRRAWILGLVVLGGIGWYLFRPELLFVNTKVNEGLVTASASTAPASILVGQFHSVAHKTEGTASVHDLGEGRRVLRFTDFATSNGPDVRVYLIAAPDASDNATVTKAGYIELGALKGNEGDQNYEIPAGTDLTKYRAVTIWCHRFAVNFATAPLTPAS; this is encoded by the coding sequence ATGAAACGGCGCGCCTGGATTCTGGGTCTGGTCGTTCTCGGTGGGATAGGCTGGTACCTGTTCCGCCCGGAGCTGCTGTTCGTGAACACCAAGGTCAACGAGGGCCTGGTCACCGCTTCGGCCTCTACCGCGCCGGCCAGTATTCTGGTCGGGCAGTTCCATTCGGTGGCCCACAAGACCGAGGGCACGGCCTCGGTGCACGACCTGGGCGAGGGCCGCCGGGTCCTGCGCTTCACCGATTTCGCAACCTCCAACGGGCCCGATGTGCGGGTCTACCTGATCGCCGCGCCGGACGCCTCTGACAACGCAACCGTTACCAAGGCCGGCTATATCGAGCTCGGGGCGCTCAAGGGGAACGAGGGCGACCAGAACTACGAGATCCCCGCCGGCACTGATCTCACCAAGTATCGCGCGGTCACGATCTGGTGTCATCGCTTCGCCGTCAACTTCGCCACGGCGCCACTCACCCCCGCTTCCTGA
- a CDS encoding GMC family oxidoreductase: MASSHYDVIIIGSGAGGGTLFHRLAPSGKRVLLLERGDYVPRETDNWNTRAVNVDGKYQTREHWRDKDGKDLHPHTNYWVGGNTKFYGAALFRLRREDFGELRHHGGISPAWPIGYEELEPYYTEAEHLYQVHGERGVDPTDPPASGPYAYPAVSHEPRIQQLSDDFARLGLHPFPVPLGIMLDESNRRGSRCIRCGTCDGHPCLVQAKSDAQVVCVDPALEHPNVTLLTGAYVSRLETSASGREVTRVLVERNGARENYSADLVVVSAGAINSAALLLRSVSDQHPRGLANGSDVVGRHYMGHINSVLMALSKCPNPTVFQKTLGVNDFYFGSPEWEFPMGHISFVGKLDGVTLSAGAPAIAPGWTLDLMGRHSLDFWLTSEDLPDPDNRVTLDRDGRIVLSYTPNNGEGHRRLIQKLESLMQRQTKCPEHGHECHQGLFARNLFLGQRIPLAGVAHQNGTIRFGQDPSTSALNADCRAHEVENLYVVDGSFFPSSGAVNPALTIMANALRVGDRILDRLSARRSQAASGQTAGAPA, encoded by the coding sequence ATGGCTTCCTCACACTACGACGTCATCATCATCGGCTCCGGCGCGGGTGGCGGCACCCTGTTCCACCGGCTGGCTCCCTCCGGCAAGCGGGTCCTGCTGCTCGAGCGGGGAGACTACGTGCCAAGGGAGACGGACAACTGGAATACCCGAGCGGTGAACGTGGACGGGAAGTATCAGACCAGGGAGCACTGGCGGGACAAGGACGGAAAGGACCTGCACCCGCACACCAACTATTGGGTCGGCGGGAACACCAAGTTCTACGGCGCCGCGCTGTTCCGGCTCAGGCGGGAGGACTTCGGCGAGCTCCGACACCATGGTGGGATCTCGCCTGCCTGGCCGATCGGCTACGAGGAGCTGGAGCCTTACTACACCGAGGCCGAGCACCTCTACCAGGTGCACGGTGAGCGCGGGGTGGATCCCACCGACCCGCCGGCCAGCGGGCCATACGCCTACCCGGCGGTGAGTCACGAGCCCCGGATCCAGCAGTTGAGCGACGACTTCGCCCGCCTGGGCCTGCATCCGTTTCCGGTGCCGCTCGGTATCATGCTCGACGAGTCGAACCGGCGCGGGAGCCGCTGTATCCGGTGCGGCACCTGCGACGGCCATCCCTGCCTGGTGCAGGCCAAGTCGGACGCGCAGGTGGTCTGCGTGGATCCGGCGCTGGAGCATCCCAACGTGACGCTGCTGACCGGCGCGTACGTCTCCCGGCTGGAGACCAGCGCATCCGGCCGCGAGGTGACCCGGGTGCTGGTGGAGCGCAACGGAGCCCGCGAGAACTACTCGGCCGATCTGGTGGTGGTCTCCGCCGGGGCGATCAACTCCGCCGCGCTGCTGCTCCGCTCGGTCAGCGACCAGCATCCTCGCGGGCTTGCCAACGGATCCGACGTGGTGGGCCGCCATTACATGGGCCACATCAACTCGGTCCTGATGGCGCTCTCGAAGTGTCCCAATCCCACCGTCTTTCAGAAGACACTCGGGGTGAACGACTTCTACTTCGGCTCGCCGGAGTGGGAGTTCCCCATGGGTCACATCTCTTTCGTCGGCAAGCTCGATGGGGTCACCCTCTCGGCCGGTGCCCCTGCCATCGCGCCGGGCTGGACGCTGGACCTCATGGGCAGACACTCGCTCGACTTCTGGCTCACGTCCGAGGATCTGCCCGATCCCGACAACCGGGTGACGCTGGATCGGGACGGCAGGATCGTGCTGAGCTACACGCCGAACAACGGCGAGGGCCACCGGCGGCTGATCCAGAAGCTGGAGAGCCTGATGCAGCGGCAGACCAAATGCCCGGAGCACGGGCACGAGTGCCACCAGGGACTGTTCGCCCGCAACCTGTTCCTGGGTCAGCGTATTCCGCTGGCGGGGGTGGCCCACCAGAACGGCACCATCCGCTTCGGCCAGGACCCCAGCACCTCCGCGCTGAACGCCGACTGCCGAGCCCACGAGGTGGAGAACCTGTACGTGGTCGATGGCAGCTTCTTCCCCTCCAGCGGGGCGGTGAATCCGGCGCTCACCATCATGGCCAACGCGCTGAGGGTGGGCGACCGCATCCTCGACCGGCTGAGCGCGCGCCGGAGTCAGGCGGCTTCGGGACAGACCGCGGGCGCTCCGGCATGA
- a CDS encoding aquaporin yields MHSRSPAEHHLREYLIEGALLGLFMISACAFTVLLEHPASPLHRALPDAFMRRLLIGLAMGGTAVALIYSPWGKQSGAHMNPAITLTFTRLGKVAPHDAAAYVAAQFAGGLSGVLLARLALRTLLAHPSVGYAATLPGHWGVTAAFVAEAAISCLLVLIVLTVSNHPRWAGYTGLCAGLLVATYITLEAPLSGMSMNPARTFASAFFGRNWTAIWLYFVAPPLGMLVGAELYLWRRGRQAVACAKLHHQNSKRCIFCEYQASRATASLPQGTNPSSSTL; encoded by the coding sequence GTGCACAGCCGGTCGCCCGCTGAACACCACCTGCGGGAATACCTGATCGAAGGCGCGCTACTCGGGCTGTTCATGATCTCCGCCTGCGCCTTCACGGTGCTGCTGGAGCACCCGGCCTCCCCGCTTCACCGGGCATTGCCCGATGCCTTCATGCGACGGCTGTTGATCGGGCTGGCGATGGGAGGCACCGCGGTGGCCCTGATCTATTCGCCCTGGGGCAAGCAGTCGGGCGCCCACATGAATCCGGCGATCACCCTCACCTTCACCCGGCTCGGCAAGGTGGCTCCGCACGACGCGGCGGCCTATGTGGCCGCCCAGTTTGCCGGCGGGCTTAGCGGCGTGCTGCTGGCGCGGCTGGCGCTCCGCACCCTGCTGGCCCACCCGAGTGTCGGCTACGCGGCCACGTTGCCGGGTCACTGGGGGGTAACCGCGGCCTTCGTCGCCGAGGCCGCCATCTCCTGTCTGCTCGTGCTGATCGTGCTGACGGTCTCCAACCACCCGCGCTGGGCCGGGTACACCGGACTCTGCGCCGGTCTGCTGGTCGCGACCTACATCACGTTGGAGGCGCCGCTGTCGGGCATGAGCATGAACCCGGCGCGGACCTTCGCCTCCGCATTCTTCGGCCGGAACTGGACGGCCATCTGGCTCTATTTCGTCGCGCCGCCGCTGGGAATGCTGGTGGGAGCGGAGCTCTACCTCTGGCGCCGGGGGCGTCAGGCGGTGGCCTGCGCCAAGCTGCATCACCAGAACTCGAAGCGCTGCATCTTCTGCGAGTACCAGGCGAGCCGGGCCACAGCGTCCTTGCCCCAGGGAACCAATCCGAGCTCCTCGACATTATAG
- a CDS encoding spondin domain-containing protein — translation MSLARAVSLSVAVLALAHGASAQEAPAATKFTIKVDNISKGEVLRLSTGKTAPFVSAPVLWAVHTGSMNPIFVAGQPDAGKGLETLAETGNPAPLARSLNGASGVVTVGADDRPVGADAGGPIPPGKGYQFEVTAAPGQALSLAWMFGQSNDLFYSNDRPIALFDAAGKPVTGDMSSQLALFDAGTEVNEEPGLGPNQGPRQKTPDAGIREHQGIAHVRDKFSYPRTTDVLRITITPAADAMSSK, via the coding sequence ATGTCGCTCGCTCGCGCAGTGTCCCTGTCGGTCGCGGTCCTGGCGCTCGCTCACGGGGCATCAGCCCAAGAGGCGCCGGCCGCGACCAAGTTCACGATCAAAGTCGACAACATCTCGAAGGGCGAAGTGCTCAGGCTGTCCACCGGCAAGACCGCGCCATTCGTATCCGCCCCCGTACTCTGGGCGGTCCACACCGGGAGCATGAATCCGATCTTCGTCGCCGGGCAGCCGGACGCCGGGAAGGGGCTGGAGACTCTGGCGGAGACCGGGAATCCCGCGCCCTTGGCCAGGTCGCTGAACGGCGCATCGGGAGTGGTCACTGTCGGCGCGGACGACCGGCCCGTCGGCGCCGACGCGGGCGGCCCTATCCCGCCGGGCAAAGGCTACCAGTTCGAGGTCACCGCTGCGCCGGGGCAGGCCCTCTCGCTCGCGTGGATGTTCGGCCAGTCCAACGATCTGTTCTACTCCAACGACCGTCCGATCGCCTTGTTCGATGCCGCCGGCAAACCGGTCACCGGCGACATGAGCAGCCAGCTCGCGCTGTTCGACGCCGGCACCGAGGTGAATGAGGAGCCCGGGCTGGGTCCCAATCAGGGTCCCCGGCAGAAGACGCCGGACGCGGGGATCCGGGAGCACCAGGGCATCGCCCATGTGAGAGACAAGTTCAGCTATCCTAGGACCACCGACGTGCTGCGGATCACCATCACGCCAGCCGCCGACGCCATGAGCAGCAAATAG
- a CDS encoding amylo-alpha-1,6-glucosidase gives MSGPIALDDRTEWLEADGLGGFASGTTLGVRTRRYHALLQAATTPPTGRMVLVNGLDAWVETGGPEFLTRQRYGPGVLAPEHGAGLESFTDEPWPTWTYRLADGTRIEHELFVPQGRAVVALRWRVVGRRAEALPFAVRPFLSGRDSHALHHENPAFRFMEVTAAERVEWHPYDGVPAVHALFNAAYQPEPQWYRGFLYSEERARGLDDTEDLAAPGVFRWDLSRSDAVLLLGADAALPDDLTAAEAFSRFRRSERARRARFASRLERAGDAYLVRRDPGKTIVAGYPWFTDWGRDTFISLRGLCLATGRLADARSILLEWAGLVSEGMLPNRFVDQGDAPEYNTVDASLWYVVAAHEYLDAAEAAGRPAPARDRKALGQAVQAILAGHLRGTRYGIRAGDDGLLAAGEPGVQLTWMDAKVGDWVVTPRIGKPVEIQALWLNALRIAERFTQDYAAIYARGAASFATRFWNADAGWLYDVVDADHVPGRLDPAMRPNQILAVGGLPFPLLEGERARQVVDAVERRLWTPLGLRTLAPGSDGYTPYYQGGIRERDGAYHQGTVWPWLLGPFVEAWVRVRGGGASVRAEARRRFFQPLLDHLPEAGVGHISEIADAEPPHTPRGCPFQAWSVAEALRLDRLVLGASEQSQPRRARRAQPVAR, from the coding sequence ATGAGCGGGCCGATCGCGCTCGACGACCGCACCGAGTGGCTGGAAGCCGACGGCCTGGGCGGCTTCGCCTCGGGCACCACGCTGGGGGTGCGCACCCGGCGGTATCACGCCCTGCTTCAGGCCGCGACGACCCCGCCGACCGGCCGGATGGTCCTGGTGAACGGACTGGATGCCTGGGTCGAGACCGGAGGTCCCGAGTTCCTCACCCGCCAGCGCTATGGGCCCGGCGTGCTCGCCCCGGAGCACGGCGCCGGGCTGGAGTCCTTCACCGACGAGCCCTGGCCTACCTGGACCTACCGCCTGGCTGACGGCACCCGAATCGAGCACGAGCTGTTCGTGCCCCAGGGGCGCGCGGTGGTAGCGCTCCGCTGGCGGGTGGTGGGACGGCGCGCCGAGGCGCTGCCGTTCGCGGTGCGCCCCTTCCTGTCGGGGCGCGACTCGCACGCGCTGCACCACGAGAACCCGGCGTTCCGCTTCATGGAAGTGACCGCCGCTGAGCGGGTGGAGTGGCATCCGTACGATGGCGTGCCGGCCGTGCACGCGCTCTTCAACGCCGCCTACCAGCCGGAGCCGCAGTGGTATCGCGGGTTCCTCTACTCAGAGGAGCGGGCGCGGGGGCTGGACGACACGGAGGATCTGGCCGCGCCCGGCGTCTTCCGCTGGGACCTCTCGAGGAGCGATGCCGTGCTCCTGCTGGGCGCCGACGCGGCCCTCCCCGACGATCTCACCGCCGCCGAAGCCTTCAGCCGCTTCCGCCGCTCCGAGCGGGCCCGTCGGGCCCGATTCGCGAGCCGCCTGGAGCGCGCGGGCGACGCATACCTGGTGCGGCGGGATCCGGGGAAGACGATCGTGGCCGGCTATCCCTGGTTCACCGATTGGGGCCGGGACACGTTCATCTCCCTCCGGGGCCTCTGCCTCGCCACCGGACGTCTGGCCGACGCCCGCTCGATCCTGCTGGAGTGGGCCGGCCTGGTCTCGGAGGGCATGCTGCCCAATCGTTTCGTCGATCAGGGGGATGCTCCCGAGTACAACACGGTCGACGCGTCGCTCTGGTACGTGGTGGCCGCGCACGAATACCTCGACGCAGCGGAAGCTGCCGGCCGCCCGGCGCCCGCGCGGGACCGCAAGGCCCTCGGTCAGGCTGTGCAGGCGATCCTGGCAGGACACCTGCGCGGCACCCGCTACGGCATCAGGGCGGGCGACGACGGCCTGCTCGCCGCCGGGGAGCCGGGCGTTCAGCTCACCTGGATGGATGCGAAAGTGGGCGACTGGGTGGTCACCCCGCGGATCGGGAAACCGGTCGAGATCCAGGCGCTCTGGCTCAACGCCCTCCGTATCGCCGAGCGATTCACCCAGGATTACGCGGCGATCTACGCCCGCGGAGCAGCGAGCTTCGCCACCCGCTTCTGGAACGCCGATGCCGGATGGCTCTACGACGTGGTCGATGCCGATCACGTGCCCGGCCGGCTCGATCCGGCCATGCGTCCCAATCAGATCCTGGCAGTCGGTGGGCTGCCGTTCCCTCTGCTGGAGGGCGAGCGAGCCCGCCAGGTGGTGGATGCCGTGGAGCGCCGGCTGTGGACGCCGCTCGGGCTCCGCACGCTGGCGCCGGGCTCGGACGGGTACACCCCCTACTACCAAGGCGGCATTCGCGAGCGCGACGGCGCGTACCACCAGGGCACCGTCTGGCCCTGGCTCCTGGGGCCGTTCGTGGAGGCCTGGGTCAGAGTGCGGGGCGGCGGCGCGAGCGTGCGAGCGGAGGCGCGGCGGCGGTTCTTCCAGCCGCTGCTCGATCATCTGCCGGAGGCCGGGGTGGGCCACATCTCGGAGATCGCCGACGCGGAGCCGCCCCACACGCCGCGCGGCTGCCCCTTCCAGGCCTGGTCAGTGGCCGAGGCGCTCCGGCTCGACCGGCTGGTGCTCGGGGCGTCGGAGCAATCTCAACCGAGGAGAGCACGCCGTGCACAGCCGGTCGCCCGCTGA